The following are encoded together in the Meriones unguiculatus strain TT.TT164.6M chromosome 16, Bangor_MerUng_6.1, whole genome shotgun sequence genome:
- the LOC132648334 gene encoding keratin-associated protein 10-9-like, which translates to MATSTMSVCSDALNSSWQVDDCPESCCAPSCCKPSCCQSSCCVPSCCQSSCCAPAPCLTLVCTPVCSPCCQSGCSSCCTPSCCQQSSCQPACCTGSPCQPSSCVTLCCKPVCCKPICSGSSSCCQQSSYQPSCCQPSCCVPVCCKPVCCTPICSGSSSYCQQSSCQPSCCQPSCRQSSCCQPSCCVPVCYKPVCCKPCSSMSLLCRPVCRPACCLPTSSCCASSCQPSCCRPASCVSLLCRPACSRQACCGLSSGQKCSC; encoded by the coding sequence ATGGCCACctccaccatgtctgtctgctctGATGCTCTCAATTCTTCCTGGCAGGTGGATGACTgcccagagagctgctgtgccCCCAGCTGCTGCAAGCCCAGCTGCTGCCAGTCTAGCTGCTGTGTCCCCAGCTGTTGTCAGTCCAGCTGCTGTGCCCCAGCCCCGTGCCTGACCCTTGTCTGCACCCCAGTGTGCAGTCCCTGCTGCCAATctggctgcagcagctgctgcacacCCTCATGCTGCCAGCAGTCTAGCTGCCAGCCAGCTTGCTGCACCGGCTCCCCCTGCCAGCCATCCAGCTGTGTGACTCTTTGCTGCAAGCCTGTCTGCTGTAAACCCATCTGCTCTGGCTCCTCCTCATGCTGCCAGCAGTCTAGCTACCAGCCCTCATGCTGCCAGCCATCCTGCTGTGTGCCTGTCTGCTGCAAGCCTGTCTGCTGCACACCCATCTGCTCTGGTTCCTCCTCATACTGCCAGCAGTCTAGCTGCCAGCCCTCATGCTGCCAGCCCTCATGCCGCCAGTCCTCATGCTGCCAGCCATCCTGCTGTGTGCCTGTTTGCTACAAACCTGTCTGCTGCAAGCCCTGCTCCAGCATGTCCCTGCTCTGCCGCCCCGTGTGCAGACCCGCCTGCTGCCTGCCCACCTCCTCCTGCTGTGCCTCCTcctgccagcccagctgctgccgCCCAGCATCCTGTGTGTCCCTGCTCTGCCGCCCTGCCTGCTCCCGCCAGgcctgctgtggcctctcctcGGGCCAGAAGTGCAGCTGTTGA
- the LOC110556090 gene encoding keratin-associated protein 10-2-like isoform X1, with amino-acid sequence MAASTMSVCSDARTNSSWQVDDCPESCCEPCCCAPTPCLTLVCTPVSCVSSPCFQSVCCTPSCCQQSSCQPACCTCSPCQQSCCVTLCCKPVCCTPICSGSSSCCQQSSCQPSCCQPSCCQPSCCVPVCCKPVCCTPICSGSSSCCQPSCCAPVCCKPCSSMSLLCRPVCRPACCLPTSSCCASSCQPSCCRPASCVSLLCRPACSRQACCGLSSGQKSSC; translated from the exons ATGGCCGCCTCCACCATGTCCGTCTGCTCTGACGCTCGCACCAACTCCTCCTGGCAGGTGGATGACTGCCCAGAGAGCTGCTGTGAGCCCTGCTGCTGTGCCCCCA CCCCCTGCCTGACCCTTGTCTGCACCCCAGTGAGCTGTGTGTCCAGCCCCTGCTTCCAGTCTGTCTGCTGCACACCCTCATGCTGCCAGCAGTCTAGCTGCCAGCCAGCTTGCTGCACCTGCTCCCCCTGCCAGCAGTCCTGCTGTGTGACTCTCTGCTGCAAGCCTGTCTGCTGCACACCCATCTGCTCTGGCTCCTCCTCATGCTGCCAGCAGTCTAGCTGCCAGCCCTCATGCTGCCAGCCCTCCTGCTGCCAGCCATCCTGCTGTGTGCCTGTCTGCTGCAAGCCTGTCTGCTGCACACCCATCtgctctggctcctcctcctgctgccagcCATCCTGCTGTGCTCCTGTCTGCTGCAAGCCCTGCTCCAGCATGTCCCTGCTCTGCCGCCCCGTGTGCAGACCCGCCTGCTGCCTGCCCACCTCCTCCTGCTGTGCCTCCTcctgccagcccagctgctgccgCCCAGCCTCCTGTGTGTCCCTGCTCTGCCGCCCTGCCTGCTCCCGCCAGgcctgctgtggcctctcctcGGGCCAGAAGTCCAGCTGCTGA
- the LOC132648335 gene encoding keratin-associated protein 10-9-like: MAASTMSVCSDALTNSSWQVDDCPESCCEPCCCQSSCCQPSCCQSSCCVPSCCQSSCCVPSCSQSSCCVPSCCAPAPCLTLVCSPCCQSGCSSCCTPSCCQQSSCQPACCTCFPCQPSCCVTLCCKPVCCTPICSGCSSCCQQSSCQPSCCQPSCCQSSCCQPSCCVPVCCKPVCCTPICSGSCCQQSSYQPSCCQPSCCVPVCCKPVCCTPICSGSSSYCQQSSCQPSCCQPSCCVPVCYKPVCCKPCSSMSLLCRPVCRPACCLPTSSCCASSCQPSCCRPASCVSLLCRPACSRQACCGLSSGQKCSC, from the exons ATGGCCGCctccaccatgtctgtctgctctGATGCTCTCACCAACTCCTCCTGGCAGGTGGATGACTGCCCGGAGAGCTGCTGTGAGCCCTGCTGCTGCCAGtccagctgctgccagcccagctgctgccagTCTAGCTGCTGTGTCCCCAGCTGCTGTCAGTCTAGCTGCTGTGTCCCCAGCTGCTCTCAGTCTAGCTGCTGTGTCCCCAGCTGCTGTGCCCCAGCCCCCTGCCTGACCCTTGTGTGCAGTCCCTGCTGCCAATctggctgcagcagctgctgcacacCCTCATGCTGCCAGCAGTCTAGCTGCCAGCCAGCTTGTTGCACCTGCTTCCCCTGCCAGCCATCCTGCTGTGTGACTCTTTGCTGCAAGCCTGTCTGCTGCACACCCATCTGCTCtggctgctcctcctgctgccaGCAGTCTAGCTGCCAGCCCTCATGCTGCCAGCCCTCATGCTGCCAGTCCTCATGCTGCCAGCCATCCTGCTGTGTGCCTGTCTGCTGCAAGCCTGTCTGCTGCACACCCATTtgctctgg CTCATGCTGCCAGCAGTCTAGCTACCAGCCCTCATGCTGCCAGCCATCCTGCTGTGTGCCTGTCTGCTGCAAGCCTGTCTGCTGCACACCCATCTGCTCTGGTTCCTCCTCATACTGCCAGCAGTCTAGCTGCCAGCCCTCATGCTGCCAGCCATCCTGCTGTGTGCCTGTTTGCTACAAACCTGTCTGCTGCAAGCCCTGCTCCAGCATGTCCCTGCTCTGCCGCCCCGTGTGCAGACCCGCCTGCTGCCTGCCCACCTCCTCCTGCTGTGCCTCCTcctgccagcccagctgctgccgCCCAGCATCCTGTGTGTCCCTGCTCTGCCGCCCTGCCTGCTCCCGCCAGgcctgctgtggcctctcctcGGGCCAGAAGTGCAGCTGTTGA
- the LOC110544852 gene encoding keratin-associated protein 10-9-like isoform X2 — translation MAASTMAVCSDARTNTSWQVDDCPESCCEPCCCHCCAPDPCLTLVCTPVCSPCCQSGCSSCTPSCCQQSSCQPACCTCSPCQPSCCVTLCCKPVCCTPICSGCSSCCQQSSCQPSCCQPSCCQSSCCQPSCCVPVCCKPVCCTPICSGSSSCCQPSCCAPVCCKPCSSMSLLCRPVCRPACCVPTSSCCASSCQPSCCRPASCVSLLCRPACSRPACCGLSSGQKCSC, via the exons ATGGCCGCCTCCACCATGGCTGTCTGCTCTGATGCTCGCACCAACACCTCCTGGCAGGTGGATGACTGCCCGGAGAGCTGCTGTGAGCCCTGCTGCTGCCA CTGCTGTGCCCCAGACCCCTGCCTGACCCTTGTCTGCACCCCAGTGTGCAGTCCCTGCTGCCAATCTGGCTGCAGCAGCTGCACACCCTCATGCTGCCAGCAGTCTAGCTGCCAGCCAGCTTGTTGCACCTGCTCCCCCTGCCAGCCATCCTGCTGTGTGACTCTTTGCTGCAAGCCTGTCTGCTGCACACCCATCTGCTCtggctgctcctcctgctgccaGCAGTCTAGCTGCCAGCCCTCATGCTGCCAGCCCTCATGCTGCCAGTCCTCCTGCTGCCAGCCATCCTGCTGTGTGCCTGTCTGCTGCAAGCCTGTCTGCTGCACACCCATCtgctctggctcctcctcctgTTGCCAGCCATCCTGCTGTGCTCCTGTCTGCTGCAAGCCCTGCTCCAGCATGTCCCTGCTCTGCCGCCCCGTGTGCAGACCCGCCTGCTGCGTGCCCACCTCCTCCTGCTGTGCCTCCTcctgccagcccagctgctgtcGCCCAGCCTCCTGTGTGTCCCTGCTCTGCCGCCCTGCCTGCTCCCGCCCGGCCTGCTGTGGCCTTTCCTCGGGCCAGAAGTGTAGCTGTTGA
- the LOC132648333 gene encoding keratin-associated protein 10-4-like, with product MAASTMSVCSDALTNSSWQVDDCPESCCEPCCCQSSCCQPSCCQSSCCVPSCCQSSCCVPSCSQSSCCVPSCCAPAPCLTLVCSPCCQSGCSSCCTPSCCQQSSCQPACCTCFPCQPSCCVTLCCKPVCCTPICSGCSSCCQQSSCQPSCCQPSCCQSSCCQPSCCVPVCCKPVCCTPICSGSSSCCQPSCCAPVCCKPCSSMSLLCRPVCRPACCLPTSSCCASSCQPSCCRPASCVSLLCRPACSRQACCGLSSGQKCSC from the coding sequence ATGGCCGCctccaccatgtctgtctgctctGATGCTCTCACCAACTCCTCCTGGCAGGTGGATGACTGCCCGGAGAGCTGCTGTGAGCCCTGCTGCTGCCAGtccagctgctgccagcccagctgctgccagTCTAGCTGCTGTGTCCCCAGCTGCTGTCAGTCTAGCTGCTGTGTCCCCAGCTGCTCTCAGTCTAGCTGCTGTGTCCCCAGCTGCTGTGCCCCAGCCCCCTGCCTGACCCTTGTGTGCAGTCCCTGCTGCCAATctggctgcagcagctgctgcacacCCTCATGCTGCCAGCAGTCTAGCTGCCAGCCAGCTTGTTGCACCTGCTTCCCCTGCCAGCCATCCTGCTGTGTGACTCTTTGCTGCAAGCCTGTCTGCTGCACACCCATCTGCTCtggctgctcctcctgctgccaGCAGTCTAGCTGCCAGCCCTCATGCTGCCAGCCCTCATGCTGCCAGTCCTCATGCTGCCAGCCATCCTGCTGTGTGCCTGTCTGCTGCAAGCCTGTCTGCTGCACACCCATTtgctctggctcctcctcctgctgccagcCATCCTGCTGTGCTCCTGTCTGCTGCAAGCCCTGCTCCAGCATGTCCCTGCTCTGCCGCCCCGTGTGCAGACCCGCCTGCTGCCTGCCCACCTCCTCCTGCTGTGCCTCCTcctgccagcccagctgctgccgCCCAGCATCCTGTGTGTCCCTGCTCTGCCGCCCTGCCTGCTCCCGCCAGgcctgctgtggcctctcctcGGGCCAGAAGTGTAGCTGTTGA
- the LOC110556104 gene encoding keratin-associated protein 10-1-like isoform X2, with protein sequence MAASTMSVCSDARTNSSWQVDDCPESFCDCCAPSCCAPAPCLTLVCTPVCSPCCQSGCSSCCTPSCCQQSSCQPACCTCSPCQQSCCVTLCCKPVCCTPICSGSSSCCQQSSCQPSCCQPSCCVPVCCKPVCCTPICSGSSSCCQPSCCAPVCCKPCSSMSLLCRPVCRPACCVPTSSCCASSCQPSCCRPASCVSLLCRPACSRPTC encoded by the exons ATGGCCGCctccaccatgtctgtctgctctGACGCTCGCACCAACTCCTCCTGGCAGGTAGACGACTGCCCAGAGAGCTTCTGTGa CTGCTGTGCCCCCAGCTGCTGTGCCCCAGCACCCTGCCTGACCCTTGTCTGCACCCCAGTGTGCAGTCCCTGCTGCCAATctggctgcagcagctgctgcacacCCTCATGCTGCCAGCAGTCTAGCTGCCAGCCAGCTTGCTGCACCTGCTCCCCCTGCCAGCAGTCCTGCTGTGTGACTCTCTGCTGCAAGCCTGTCTGCTGCACACCCATCTGCTCTGGCTCCTCCTCATGCTGCCAGCAGTCTAGCTGCCAGCCCTCATGCTGCCAGCCATCCTGCTGTGTGCCTGTCTGCTGCAAGCCTGTCTGCTGCACACCCATCtgctctggctcctcctcctgctgccagcCATCCTGCTGTGCTCCTGTCTGCTGCAAGCCCTGCTCCAGCATGTCCCTGCTCTGCCGCCCCGTGTGCAGACCCGCCTGCTGCGTGCCCACCTCCTCCTGCTGTGCCTCCTcctgccagcccagctgctgccgCCCAGCCTCCTGTGTGTCCCTGCTCTGCCGCCCTGCCTGCTCCCGCCCCACTTGCTGA
- the LOC110544852 gene encoding keratin-associated protein 10-3-like isoform X3, with translation MAASTMAVCSDARTNTSWQVDDCPESCCEPCCCQSSCCQPSCCQSSCCVPSCCAPDPCLTLVCTPVCSPCCQSGCSSCTPSCCQQSSCQPACCTCSPCQPSCCVTLCCKPVCCTPICCVPVCCKPVCCTPICSGSSSCCQPSCCAPVCCKPCSSMSLLCRPVCRPACCVPTSSCCASSCQPSCCRPASCVSLLCRPACSRPACCGLSSGQKCSC, from the exons ATGGCCGCCTCCACCATGGCTGTCTGCTCTGATGCTCGCACCAACACCTCCTGGCAGGTGGATGACTGCCCGGAGAGCTGCTGTGAGCCCTGCTGCTGCCAGtccagctgctgccagcccagctgctgccagTCTAGCTGCTGTGTCCCCAGCTGCTGTGCCCCAGACCCCTGCCTGACCCTTGTCTGCACCCCAGTGTGCAGTCCCTGCTGCCAATCTGGCTGCAGCAGCTGCACACCCTCATGCTGCCAGCAGTCTAGCTGCCAGCCAGCTTGTTGCACCTGCTCCCCCTGCCAGCCATCCTGCTGTGTGACTCTTTGCTGCAAGCCTGTCTGCTGCACACCCAT CTGCTGTGTGCCTGTCTGCTGCAAGCCTGTCTGCTGCACACCCATCtgctctggctcctcctcctgTTGCCAGCCATCCTGCTGTGCTCCTGTCTGCTGCAAGCCCTGCTCCAGCATGTCCCTGCTCTGCCGCCCCGTGTGCAGACCCGCCTGCTGCGTGCCCACCTCCTCCTGCTGTGCCTCCTcctgccagcccagctgctgtcGCCCAGCCTCCTGTGTGTCCCTGCTCTGCCGCCCTGCCTGCTCCCGCCCGGCCTGCTGTGGCCTTTCCTCGGGCCAGAAGTGTAGCTGTTGA
- the LOC110556104 gene encoding keratin-associated protein 10-1-like isoform X1: protein MAASTMSVCSDARTNSSWQVDDCPESFCEPSCCQPSCCQPSCCQSSCCVPSCCQSSCCVPSCCQSSCLCSPCCQSGCSSCCTPSCCQQSSCQPACCTCSPCQQSCCVTLCCKPVCCTPICSGSSSCCQQSSCQPSCCQPSCCVPVCCKPVCCTPICSGSSSCCQPSCCAPVCCKPCSSMSLLCRPVCRPACCVPTSSCCASSCQPSCCRPASCVSLLCRPACSRPTC from the exons ATGGCCGCctccaccatgtctgtctgctctGACGCTCGCACCAACTCCTCCTGGCAGGTAGACGACTGCCCAGAGAGCTTCTGTGagcccagctgctgccagcccagctgctgtcAGCCCAGCTGCTGCCAGTCTAGCTGCTGTGTCCCCAGCTGCTGTCAATCTAGCTGCTGTGTCCCCAGCTGCTGCCAGTCTAGCTGCT TGTGCAGTCCCTGCTGCCAATctggctgcagcagctgctgcacacCCTCATGCTGCCAGCAGTCTAGCTGCCAGCCAGCTTGCTGCACCTGCTCCCCCTGCCAGCAGTCCTGCTGTGTGACTCTCTGCTGCAAGCCTGTCTGCTGCACACCCATCTGCTCTGGCTCCTCCTCATGCTGCCAGCAGTCTAGCTGCCAGCCCTCATGCTGCCAGCCATCCTGCTGTGTGCCTGTCTGCTGCAAGCCTGTCTGCTGCACACCCATCtgctctggctcctcctcctgctgccagcCATCCTGCTGTGCTCCTGTCTGCTGCAAGCCCTGCTCCAGCATGTCCCTGCTCTGCCGCCCCGTGTGCAGACCCGCCTGCTGCGTGCCCACCTCCTCCTGCTGTGCCTCCTcctgccagcccagctgctgccgCCCAGCCTCCTGTGTGTCCCTGCTCTGCCGCCCTGCCTGCTCCCGCCCCACTTGCTGA
- the LOC110556090 gene encoding keratin-associated protein 10-3-like isoform X2: MAASTMSVCSDARTNSSWQVDDCPESCCEPCCCAPSCCVPSCCQSSCCQSSCCAPAPCLTLVCTPVSCVSSPCFQSVCCTPSCCQQSSCQPACCTCSPCQQSCCVTLCCKPVCCTPICCVPVCCKPVCCTPICSGSSSCCQPSCCAPVCCKPCSSMSLLCRPVCRPACCLPTSSCCASSCQPSCCRPASCVSLLCRPACSRQACCGLSSGQKSSC; encoded by the exons ATGGCCGCCTCCACCATGTCCGTCTGCTCTGACGCTCGCACCAACTCCTCCTGGCAGGTGGATGACTGCCCAGAGAGCTGCTGTGAGCCCTGCTGCTGTGCCCCCAGCTGCTGTGTCCCCAGCTGCTGCCAGTCTAGCTGCTGTCAGTCCAGCTGCTGTGCCCCAGCCCCCTGCCTGACCCTTGTCTGCACCCCAGTGAGCTGTGTGTCCAGCCCCTGCTTCCAGTCTGTCTGCTGCACACCCTCATGCTGCCAGCAGTCTAGCTGCCAGCCAGCTTGCTGCACCTGCTCCCCCTGCCAGCAGTCCTGCTGTGTGACTCTCTGCTGCAAGCCTGTCTGCTGCACACCCAT CTGCTGTGTGCCTGTCTGCTGCAAGCCTGTCTGCTGCACACCCATCtgctctggctcctcctcctgctgccagcCATCCTGCTGTGCTCCTGTCTGCTGCAAGCCCTGCTCCAGCATGTCCCTGCTCTGCCGCCCCGTGTGCAGACCCGCCTGCTGCCTGCCCACCTCCTCCTGCTGTGCCTCCTcctgccagcccagctgctgccgCCCAGCCTCCTGTGTGTCCCTGCTCTGCCGCCCTGCCTGCTCCCGCCAGgcctgctgtggcctctcctcGGGCCAGAAGTCCAGCTGCTGA
- the LOC110556096 gene encoding keratin-associated protein 10-8-like — MTDTCCTRTCVIAASTTSVCSNQSCGSRICSPNICNTASWQADNCQESYCEPPCCAPTCCATTPCLLCTPMSCVSNPCCQSGCSSCCTPSCCQQSSCQPACCTCSPCQPSCCVTLCCKPVCCTPICCGSSSCCQQSSCQPSCCQPSCCVPVCCKPVCCTPICSGSSSCCQSSCCAPVCCKPCSSMSLLCRPVCRPACCVPTSSCCASSCQPSCCRPASCVSLLCRPACSRQACCGLSSSQKCSC; from the coding sequence ATGACTGACACCTGCTGCACAAGGACCTGTGTGATTGCTGCATCCACCACATCTGTATGTTCTAACCAGAGCTGCGGCAGTCGCATCTGCTCGCCCAACATCTGCAACACAGCCTCCTGGCAGGCAGACAATTGCCAAGAGAGCTACTGTGAGCCCCCATGCTGTGCCCCTACCTGCTGTGCCACAACCCCTTGCCTCCTCTGCACACCAATGAGCTGTGTGTCCAACCCCTGCTGCCAATCaggctgcagcagctgctgcacacCCTCATGCTGCCAGCAGTCTAGCTGCCAGCCAGCTTGCTGTACCTGCTCCCCCTGCCAGCCGTCCTGCTGTGTGACTCTCTGCTGCAAGCCTGTCTGCTGTACACCCATCTGCTGTGGCTCCTCCTCATGCTGCCAGCAGTCTAGCTGCCAGCCCTCATGCTGCCAGCCATCCTGCTGTGTGCCTGTCTGCTGCAAGCCTGTCTGCTGCACACCCATCTGCTCTGGCTCCTCCTCATGCTGCCAGTCATCTTGCTGTGCTCCTGTCTGCTGCAAGCCCTGCTCCAGCATGTCCCTGCTCTGCCGCCCCGTGTGCAGACCTGCCTGCTGCGTGCCCACCTCCTCCTGCTGTGCCTCCTcctgccagcccagctgctgccgCCCAGCCTCCTGTGTGTCCCTGCTCTGCCGCCCTGCCTGCTCCCGCCAGGCCTGCTGTGGACTCTCCTCGAGCCAGAAGTGCAGCTGCTGA